In Gossypium arboreum isolate Shixiya-1 chromosome 5, ASM2569848v2, whole genome shotgun sequence, a single genomic region encodes these proteins:
- the LOC108452296 gene encoding protein SMALL AUXIN UP-REGULATED RNA 51-like, translated as MAIRKSNKLPQTAVIKQILKRCSSLGKKQSYDEQDLPLDVPKGHFVVYVGENRTRHIIPISFLTRPEFQSLLHQAEEEFGFNHDNGLTIPCQEHVFQSLTSMLR; from the coding sequence ATGGCAATCAGGAAATCAAACAAACTGCCACAAACAGCAGTGATCAAGCAAATCCTGAAGAGATGCTCCAGCTTGGGAAAGAAACAAAGCTACGACGAACAAGACCTCCCTTTGGATGTCCCCAAAGGTCATTTCGTTGTGTATGTTGGTGAAAACAGAACCAGACACATCATTCCCATTTCTTTCTTGACCCGACCCGAGTTTCAGTCCTTGCTTCATCAAGCTGAAGAAGAGTTTGGTTTCAATCACGACAATGGCCTCACAATTCCTTGCCAAGAACATGTTTTCCAGTCTCTAACTTCCATGCTTAGATGA